Proteins encoded in a region of the Triticum dicoccoides isolate Atlit2015 ecotype Zavitan chromosome 3A, WEW_v2.0, whole genome shotgun sequence genome:
- the LOC119272471 gene encoding uncharacterized protein LOC119272471 has translation MADLPTVSPPAKINVGSAAAGHASTLRPKAPPAGYAKIHVDAAVRFQRGGTAAAICRDSQGAYMGSSSLVIAGVCDPATLKAIACREAISLAQDLNVQHFVVASDCKQVIGDIATGTSAQEATTLQGRQKKKEKERKKKAKQEMGCGGGGDADEGNEAKGKEDALASSRLLDPEFKPSKLSQDQLDKFKELHKKRLQIKEKTKSKGKPKGRTGENTNVANDSKFNNKDKSIDSAAIDVQHTTSTTGAQANLAPSLPLRNKRKLHWGLDVKERWERKANM, from the exons ATGGCTGATTTACCTACTGTCTCACCTCCTGCAAAGATCAACGTAGGTTCGGCAGCTGCTGGCCACGCTTCTACACTGAGGCCGAAGGCTCCACCTGCTGGCTATGCTAAGATTCATGTTGACGCGGCAGTAAGATTTCAGAGAGGTGGCACGGCCGCGGCTATATGCAGAGACAGCCAGGGTGCCTATATGGGGAGCTCATCACTTGTCATTGCCGGAGTTTGCGACCCTGCGACACTGAAGGCCATAGCATGTCGGGAGGCTATTTCCCTAGCACAAGATCTTAATGTGCAACATTTTGTGGTGGCTTCGGACTGCAAACAAGTTATTGGCGACATTGCTACGG gtaCGAGCGCCCAGGAAGCGACAACACTGCAAGGAAgacagaaaaagaaagagaaagaaagaaagaaaaaggcaaagCAAGAGATGGGGTGCGGAGGCGGAGGAGATGCTGACGAAGGCAACGAGGCGAAGGGAAAGGAGGATGCGCTCGCATCCAGTAGGCTGCTCGATCCGGAATTCAAGCCCTCCAAGCTGTCCCAAGATCAGCTCGACAAGTTTAAG GAATTGCACAAGAAACGGCTACaaataaaggaaaaaacaaaatcCAAAGGAAAACCTAAAG GAAGAACTGGGGAGAATACAAATGTAGCCAATGATTCTAAATTTAATAATAAGGATAAATCAATTGATAGTGCCGCAATAGATGTACAGCATACAACATCAACTACAGGAGCCCAAGCG AATCTTGCACCGTCCCTGCCCTTGAGGAACAAAAGGAAGTTGCATTGGGG GCTTGATGTTAAAGAACGGTGGGAGAGGAAAGCGAACATGTGA